The sequence ACGATATACTACTGGCCATATTTCGCTGACCAGCTGATCACAAGCAGGTTCGGGAGCAAGGTGTcgaggattggattggattgcaATTGGATATGAAAGACGCGAGCGAAAGAAGAACAGCGGAGAGAATGATGAGGGAAGTGATGGAAGGAGAGACGGCCGAGGAATTCAGACGGTCGGCCCACGAATTGGCGGCTGCTGCTAGAAGCAGTGCTGAGGAAGGCGGGTCTTCGTTCGCCGCCTTTGAGGGCCTCGTCCAAGATATCAATTTCATGGGCCTCCACGGGCCTGATGGATCAAAGAATTAAAGAGCCCGTACTCTTAATAAAATTCTGTGCCAATGCTATCACTGCAAATCTTTTATGACTTTGGTCCAAGGTTTAGTATGGGCCGGGCCGAAATTAGTTggatcggattcgggttcgacTGAGACTCGTGAAACCCAGCTCAATGGGTTCGTATAGTGAacggaaaaaaaatcaatcaataAATAGGCAGCTTACCTACTACGTGACGGCAATTAAGTTCTCACCACGTGTAGTGATTAATGAACTCCCAGTATTCATTCAGCTAGTAGTACCATGTGTAATTGGCATCGCGACAATTTAAAAGACCAATGTTCAAACTTTTGATTCATCATCATCGTACGACGTGGTCGCGCTCATCGATCGCCAGAAAATACGACTAGAAATTgcagagaagagaaaaaatcgGGGAGAAATTTAGCTAATATTCTCGTGCGAAATATATGCACCTCCCATCGTGCGTAAGTGGTTTAACAACCGTCGAAAGATACCCATTGACTCTCTTTCATCTCCTTTGTCATGTTGTTGCTCAAAAGTAGAGTAGGAAAATCGGAACAACAATCTGCATAGATTGATTAAACTGCACGCTAAAACCAAGTTGAACTAAACGGAACCAATTTCTTTTCTAGTTTATCATTTTTAATCATCCTTCTCGGAACGGCATATATATACGAAGATCGCCTATAAAGAAAAACAATTAGAAGGTAAAACTAATTAATGAACTGTGACATGAGGGGACCCATCGCCTTATATATGTTGCTTTCGCAGTCTGTGTAAACCAACCAATAAAAACACCATAGAGACCTGATCTTCAAATTAAACTCCGATTTGGCCTCTCGTCATTATGATTCGGGGATAGAACGAAGCTCTCCAATTAGTCCAGCCCATACTGATAGGGACACAACACACATCACATATTAAATAACTAATGACAAAACGGTGATATAATAcagcaataataataacaataataataataatgataaacaTTCGAAAATATCTCTTAGAGCAGACCCCGGAATAAGCTGAGGTTCATTTGCAACCATGGACCGGGCCGGGCCCACAACGCCGcatcctctcctctcccccgaAAAAAATAAACCGGGAAGAGGAGGGGGTGTGTGGTGCAACGTGACGGGCACATGGGAGTGGTTGGTGGAACCCACTACAGGTATCACAGCCTTTTCACGGATCTCGACACCCCAActccaaccccaaccccaaccccaaccccaaccccattCATTTTTGAATTGAGTTCTCGACCCCACAGCGCCAACCCACCTCACTGGGAGAACGTGTAGTCCACTCAACCCCAAGTCCCAGCCCATCATGAACAACAATCAACACCCCGACCCCAATAAATCAACTAATAATAATCTCAAGTTCAGAGGGATCATGTTATTAATTATTGTATTCAgcctctttattattatttttttttgttgttgttgttgtgtccCTTTCCAATTAATAAGCGCATACATTAGAGTAGCAAAGCATACATGCATGCGCTAAGTCCTAAGCACTTTTGGTCTAAACGCCGCAAAAGAATCTTTAATTATAGAGTTTGACCGAGCCAGGGTAATGTGATCTGGATgagtataaataaattacaGGGTTAACTTTCTAAAAATAGAGATCAGGGGGaagttcaaacaaaaaaaaaaggaagattaAGGCTAAGTCACAGCTCAATTAAGGCTTCACGCCTAAGCAACCCATGAACATTTATGTACCCTCTTTTACCATCACAGCCGTACAATAACGATCACACATAATGGAACATCTCTCACTTCTTTTCATAAAAGAAAAGGCAGCGAATGTCACGCCCGACACAATCAGGAAACCATTTCGAGTACCCAACCAAAGCACATCAGCACATTGATTCCAAACAAATAAATACtcgacaagaaaaaaaaaaaaaagggtgaaaaATGTACACAACAATAATATTAATACCTCACTATATTACTATTAAAACccttttaattttcaatattaCAGAGACATTGGTTAGAAGTAGTACAAATATAAGGGAGCAGTCCTTTTATAATTTGCATATTCCATCATAacgaagaaaacaaaaataaaaaggcaaCAAACACAACAAGtaatgctttttctttttttttttaatttctgaagCCCATCTGCTTGTGATTCTTTCGCAAGTAGAAAGGCTgcaaaaggaaagagaaatagGTGGGGTCTTAGGTGAGCATCCAAGGTAATAGTTCTAAAAAAAAGATAGGGAGCctcttatttttgcaaaaacacCCTTGCACtaactctgtctctctctctcttgctctctcttgAGTCTTGAGTCTCCAAAACATTCATATTTTATTCATTCCAACCCTAATCCAACCCCTCTCCGCATGACCCTGCAAGTTGCTGACAACCTTCCAATTAGGCCCCTCAAATTTCAAACCCTCGCCCAAAATAAACCAATATGAACTAACCCGACGGCATCAAAAATCAACAAACCAATACTTACTACTAGTACTTATAATCCTTCATTTTCTAACCTGCTATTGCCACTACAAATTATTACCACTACGTACTTGCTACTGCTTAGTAAGAGGTTAGTAAGTCCACTCCTGGGGGAGGCGGAGCTCATGAGGCAGTGcgggcgccgcggcggcggttGCGACCGCAGAGGGCGGGTGCGGCTGGGGACGCAGCTGGTTGCTGCTGCGTTTGTGGTGGGAGAGCCCGGCGTTGCTCCGGCCAACAAGAGCATCTACGAATAACAACATATTATATAGATTTGAAATTATATTATAGAACAATACAAGGGGTtaattaaattgttaattagaaacaaagcaaataataataataataataataagtgggGCTAACCATGATCCAGAACAAAGCCCCCCGGATAGCGCGGTTGAGCCCCGAACTCGtccaaatttagattcaaaGCTTGCACAACTCTCGCCGGTAAAAGCACGGTAGAACAACCTGTTCCCAAATATtgggaataaaaataaaagaatacgtatatatatgtaagaacaatttccagaaaaaaaaaataattaaagaacaaataataatttaaaatggtTTTAAGCcaaggattattattattattattattattatttacttggTTTTTTGCGGGGCTCGGTGGGGGCTCCGGCTCTACGCGGCAGGAACACGCCCGTTCCCGCGGATTCCTTTTTGGCGCCCGCGCCGGTGAGGAATATGGCGCGCATCCCCGAACCgcgctgcggctgcggctgcggcaaCTGCGTTTTCTGCAGCGGCGGCCACGCCGCGGGCGACAAACCCAGCGGCCGCGCGTACCGCCCCTCACCGCCGCCGACGCAGCTTCTCTTGCTCTGCTTCCCCCActgcggcgccgccgccgcgatttgttgctgctgctgctgctgcttcagAAGCTGCTGTTGCCGCAGGTGATGAAACTGCTTTGCCCCGAAGCACCACAANCGTAAAAGTGGGGAAATATTAGAGAGGGAGGGGTCGAAGAGAGAACTCACTTGAGCAACTTGAACCTGGCGTTGAGTCATCAGCGGGGTGGTGTAGTAGCCGCCGTTAGGGTAAGGGTTGGGGCTAGGATTAGGGTTTTTCGGCGGCGCGCGAATCGGAGGAGACGAGGGTTTCTGGGCTGGGACCGAGAGGTTGACGCCGTTGAAGCTCCGGTGGTTACCTTGCTCGTGGAGACTCATCCGCATCACCTCGTCGGCGGCGAGATTGAGCAGATCCCAGGGGTCCTCCGCTAGGGTTTCTAGCGGAGAGGACGGAGGAGACGGAACCTGGGATGGGCCGTTAGGGCTGTCGTGGCCCGAGCTCGACCACAAGCCCATGGCGCAGAGAGTGGATTGGGGGGAACCGGCCATGACCCGGGGCTACAACAGCACGCATCAACAGACCTGCTACTCAGCGGGTGTGGAGGACGATGGTGGGTAAGCGAAAACTAAGAGGAGATGGGGGGAACCGACCTTAGGGTTCTGCGTAGCGGTGGGCTCCTTGTCGTCGTCGAGGAGGAAGGAGTGCGCCATGCGGCGAGTCAACCCGGCCATGTAGTCCTCCTCGTCGCTCTCCGCCGACTCCGCGGGCGAGTCGAGGCTCGACCcgaaccccaaccccaaccccaaccccactCCGTTGCCCACCTTCGCCTCCTCGAGGTAGTAGTCGTCGCCGAGGAACTCGGAAGGGAGCCAGAACTCGGCCGATTCCAACTCGGTCATCGCCATGCCCAAAAgtcgcccaaaaaaaaaaaaaaaaggaaaaaaaatcccGCAAGCCCCCAAACCCCAGAAGCGCTTTTCCGATTCGTGGGTCGGAACTCGGAAAAAGCCCTACTAGAAATAGAAGGAGAAAGCGGGGTCGGTGGCTCGCGCCAGTTGGGGCTTTTGCTGGTAGGGGAAGGAACAATAATAGCACTCACTTCGCCCTGTCCCCCTCCTCCCCTGTTTCCCACTCTCTTGGGCCCCCTCTCCGACCCCAAAAATGGCGACTATATAGAAAccctaagagagagaaaatgggcAACCCCCCCACCTCCCCTCTCcccctcactttctctcttcaTCGAGGAGAGATATttgagaagatgaagaagaagaagaagaagaggagagagagagagagagagagagagagagagagagggaatgttgagaggagagagataaAAAGAGTAATAATAGACTATATAAGAGGTTCCACTTGGTTATAATAAGAGGAATAGAGATAGAGGGGGCGACGTGTATTAATTAATAACTATGCAAACTtgtgaggggaaaaaaaacaaaatggagAGATGAACCCTAACCCCAACTTCGCAGTCGCATCTCCTGcaatgctttttatttttatttttatttttaatattttttggggCTTGCGGTTGGGTGTAGACGTTTGTCCGCGTATCCGACCCACCTGCCACCTGTTTCCCTTCTGCACACCACTGCCATTTTGCTGTGATGCACTCAAAAACTTACTATTTTTATCCAACAAgtcctttatttattttaaaaaaaaattataaatattatttatgtgattttattttttttattattttaatattttttagtttaaagtgtattacttttatattatataatttttttatttttattaattattttattaattttttttgttaaattagtgataaaattaaaactaaagagtactaacgTGAATATTAGATAAACTATTGGTGGAATATCtcaagttttttgtatatgatttaataaaaaattaactaaagcctgatagaaagaaaataaaaaaaaataatctcatagtataaaattaaaatattttaaattatataatactaaggtgagaaagtacaaaactgATAAAACTTATCCTTTATTTAAGTACATAAAAACATCTatacttcatatttttttgaaaaattttttctGCTCTATTATCGATGAGAACCATCATCAAATCTTAATATATTGTGCTCAGTCTTAATTTGTAGATAGATTGTATCTACGgtgataaaaatttataactaattagATCTTAATAGGCATGTTGCGTATATTTCATATACTAGTTCAAACAAAACTTATATCATATCACCAAAGCATAGAATAATATATGACTATACATTTTaatctcaatttttattttattccaaTAATATTATGCTGCTCTCACTGCACAATAATGTCATATTTTATACTCAATTTCAAATAACCAACAGTAAGGGTGTAAGTGCCATTGAATGATTATTTTCTCCCGTAGAAAATATTACGATGGAGTTTAAGACAAAAGCGGAGTTTTACTAAGAAGATTTTTGGCTCTTTTAGGAAGGGTCAGTGTCCAAGTTCCCCAGGAGTACCAAATGGCCAACTATAGAGGACGCTTCTCTTTTGTTAATAATTCAAGTAGCTTAGACACTTAAACTACCGTCCTATTTCTAATTCAACTAAACTATCGTTATCGGCTTGGTTAGTTCAACAAATCCTAGAGAGAAAATTAAGTTAACTATTAAGAAcatacttttttctcaaaaaaactaTTAAGAACATACTAAAATGCGCAAATATTGCGTAAATAGTTGGGTTATTTGTGGgagtaaaaatttacaatttttggTTACAAAACACAGATCAACAATCAAGTCGAAATTCCAGATAATGAATGAATTAATTGTGctagtaaaattttgaatttcgaaaaTAGGACGAAAATAGGAAGGGAAGGGGTTTTGTGCATTTATTCACGCAAAACACCTCTCCTCCGTTGCTCCGCGCAAACACGCCACGGAAAAGGCAGTTACcgcaaaaaggctgaaacggtaACGGCGACGGGATCCGGTTACCGCCGTGTAAACTCACCGCCGTTAAACAATCGGTCAAAGGTGTCATTTGACTTTTCTCATGTTTGCAGCTTTAAATGTGTCATGTGTGTCGGTACAACTGTGAGGGACCTACCTACACCAGGTATACAATTACATCTTATACAACTATTAATTACTTATCAAAAATCAACGATAAACATCTGGCTTAACTAATTGTGTTCTGCTACATTATGGGCATGTTTATTTCGCTAGAAGTGGGGTGGGAGCGGAGGAGGGGTAAGTCATTTTCGCCATAAACGGTCACCTACATTAATTATTTGGTTCGtcgtaaaaaaattacaatcgaaactcgagttaatcaaacaaacagcagaactaaTAAAAATTCATTTGCATAATtacgaaacaaaaaaaaaaaaaaattcaccgaACTTCACTTTAACCTAATtaagtcaaatttcaatgaAACAAACATCCCCTATTGTTTAGTAccgttatttttatttactaaattgcataatttttttcaaagatactgttatattattatactttactaatttttattttatattaatttttttttattttatcatcttgtactattttatttttatatgtccACCCTTATTTTTTCTTGCTAATCTTTGATTATATCATTGCTAataactttattattttatataaaatctaaCAAATTTATTAAGAGTTACTAGTCaactattataaaaaaaatataaaataaattttcacgatataatcattaaaaatttttatcatgatatttttaacttttttattattatttttatgtatttttattttatatatatatatatagagagagagagagagagagagagagagagagagagagagagagaaaaaaaaaaaaaaaagagtatagaaagtataaaaatatgtaaagtaaaatatagaaaactgtAACTAAGcctagaaattaattttaaaactaaaatctaATTCTTATATATTGGTACCTAATAAAAGATCTATTGtatcacataaaaaaaaaatgcaaacttCCTATAAACCAAATAATGGTTAGTTCACTATTATTAATTCTTAAAACTACTTAATTAGATATCTACATAATAGGCTTTTAACATACTGTGATGCAcaccaataaaattatatttaaatactccaatacaaagcaaaaaaaataaactattttatatattaatgtatatatatatacaccagtacaggtaataatttaattttatacattatAAAAATGTCACTTAAAAAGTACTAATGCACGAATAAGGACAATAGATTGTCTCAAATTATTAAATGCATCATCAGTAAGGGCAACAGCTTGTCTAAAATTATTAATGCATCACCAAAAGGCAACAAGAATTGCCTATAAAAGcattttccataatttttttttattattatttttacataatAGTGTGTTATGtagttttgtgtgtgtgtgttagaaAGAGAAAATCTATTGTGTCGTATTTGTACTATATCAATAATAATaagtctattatatatatttttaaaaaatataataaaaatatttttttatattaataatgcgacaaattaattttaaaaaattatttaattaattaaaaatattatgttattaatataactaatgcattttaaatttttttatgaggGGATGGGGGGAGAGGCGGTAACCACACCGCCCCGCCTGTCCTCGTTCTGGGAATCTGGGAATCTCGGAGGGGGGGGNATTTGTTTATCtgataatttatattaaataataaagatatatcATAAGAGAACGAACCACCTGGACCAGGCGCCTTAGCAAACCAGGCGTCCTCGCAATGATGAAGCGATACCACCTCCCTTTTTCGCTGTCCGCGGCAGTGCTTCCTGGCAGGTTCACGCTTGCCGGCAATTTTCTCCTTTCGTTTACCTGCCTACTCCCCAAAAACTAAAACTCCACACTTTAGCATGCCACCCTTTCGCTTCGCCGCTAGCGCTGTTTGCCGCTGCCAATAGGATGAGGACGAACTCTTCTCTTACTCTTAGGAGGATGGGCGCGGCCGGTGCAgtggtggggggggggggggggggggggggggggggggggggggtacTGCATACATTATGAAGactgttttatttattgtttctaTCAAATATTCCTTTCTCTAGCACAATCACAAAATACCAATTGGAGTTCTGCAGTAATAtggtctttatttttttttttagttaccGAACATTTTGTCATCAATTAGTATACTCAACGACTATAGAGACCTTCAAAAATACGAAGGCCTACAGTAATATGAAGGCTTCTGTACTTTTGAAATGACagaaaacatattatatatagagagagagagagagaattcggttactatactattgatagtactaaGCTCTTgttactatcaaattttctgcaaTTAGATTTACGCTTCAATTATTTTCACCtgtttgattatactattcaactaaccacccactcaacctagaAGACCACTATTATACTAACCATACATCTTTTCATCTAAAgactaaaaacttgataatacAATCATTTGGTACTATCTATAGAATAGTAAcataattttctatttattatatatagaaaaaacttcaaaaaacctccatatagtttcgcactttttcattttaataccatatggtttaaagtgtatcaagttagtaccctatggtttcgcactttctcactttagtgccgtatggtttaaagtttagtattctgtggttttatttttgtatcaatttagtattctgtggttttatttttgtagcaagttagtaccctgtgattttatttttctcttaatgaaatattaagccgcagggtactaaagtgagaaaatgtgaaaccacagggtacaaatttgatacactttaaacgacagaatactaaagtgagaaagtgcgaaactatagggtactaacttgataca is a genomic window of Ananas comosus cultivar F153 linkage group 13, ASM154086v1, whole genome shotgun sequence containing:
- the LOC109719394 gene encoding uncharacterized protein LOC109719394 produces the protein MAMTELESAEFWLPSEFLGDDYYLEEAKVGNGVGLGLGLGFGSSLDSPAESAESDEEDYMAGLTRRMAHSFLLDDDKEPTATQNPKPRVMAGSPQSTLCAMGLWSSSGHDSPNGPSQVPSPPSSPLETLAEDPWDLLNLAADEVMRMSLHEQGNHRSFNGVNLSVPAQKPSSPPIRAPPKNPNPSPNPYPNGGYYTTPLMTQRQVQVAQFHHLRQQQLLKQQQQQQQIAAAAPQWGKQSKRSCVGGGEGRYARPLGLSPAAWPPLQKTQLPQPQPQRGSGMRAIFLTGAGAKKESAGTGVFLPRRAGAPTEPRKKPSCSTVLLPARVVQALNLNLDEFGAQPRYPGGFVLDHDALVGRSNAGLSHHKRSSNQLRPQPHPPSAVATAAAAPALPHELRLPQEWTY